A region of Candidatus Yanofskybacteria bacterium DNA encodes the following proteins:
- the nadE gene encoding NAD(+) synthase, with protein sequence MASLTGVKLAICQMPVVVGRPDLNVRYMRQEISDAKDKGVDIIIFPELSVTGYIIGDMFEREEFILDAYKSCDAMLREVTKDGITAIVGVPVYDNGLRGEDGRRRLYNAAVVYSDGKYIGKAIKTLQPNYRMFDDDRHFYSERKLAQENGLDLNMINNVFAIKLRDSRIIRPGVMLCEDGWPDDYYIDPSEALMNNGAELIINISASPWGWQKNRKRHSVVKELLTKRKVSMVYVNNTGLQNNGKNLIVFDGSSTVYNANGEVVYEVAPYAVGNHYFEFTEKLPVVIQNKQDDSRELYLAVHNAIKEFCSSFKKIIIGVSGGIDSAVAAAAYVDALGKDKVLGVFMPFSKYSSTESEVRARAIAESLGIEFRVVSIDAIVDSIAGLLSTQEGTLEYENIQARARMEVLAAIAQREGGVFVCNTNKVEAAFGYGTMYGDIAGALALLADMVKREVYQLGNYYNEQVFGRQVIPADCFNIAPTAELGLNQKDPFDYGNLLRRGYHDEMVRAFTEFRLGPEWFIEAYMSKQLEIELKLEAGTIDRLFPSAGKFVADLEKHWALYRRAFFKTNQMPPILIVSKRAFGYDLRRSMVTPHFTGRYRRLKAFVLPKEPRRIAIYGGSFNPPGLNHLQVVQSALKSFDTVIVVPCGPRGDKDSINTVTFVDRKNMIEMAFGDVPGVEIDWRDLKSGDFTPTYQLQEIYKAEFPDDEIWFVVGSDIVLKGSDGLSLIQRMWRQGKRIWQELNWAVIARSNVAIPADNMPPNFLLLAASDIFGSSSTIRQMVADGKDIGDFVDDEVGEYIAKKGLYR encoded by the coding sequence ATGGCGAGTTTGACCGGAGTCAAGCTGGCAATATGCCAGATGCCAGTCGTGGTCGGAAGGCCTGACCTAAACGTTCGGTATATGCGTCAGGAGATTTCTGACGCGAAAGATAAGGGCGTAGACATTATTATCTTCCCGGAACTTTCGGTAACTGGGTATATTATCGGCGATATGTTTGAGCGTGAAGAATTCATTCTCGATGCATACAAGTCGTGTGATGCTATGTTGCGTGAAGTAACGAAAGACGGCATTACGGCGATTGTCGGTGTGCCCGTCTATGACAACGGTCTTCGTGGCGAAGACGGACGTCGAAGATTATACAATGCAGCTGTTGTATATAGCGACGGTAAGTATATTGGTAAGGCCATCAAAACGTTGCAGCCAAACTATCGAATGTTCGACGATGATCGTCATTTCTATTCAGAGCGAAAATTGGCACAGGAGAACGGCCTAGATCTGAATATGATCAATAACGTATTTGCCATAAAGTTAAGAGACAGTCGGATAATACGTCCCGGTGTAATGCTTTGCGAAGATGGATGGCCTGATGACTATTATATTGATCCGAGCGAGGCGCTCATGAATAATGGTGCCGAATTAATTATCAATATATCGGCGTCACCATGGGGTTGGCAGAAGAATCGTAAACGCCACAGCGTCGTCAAGGAGCTCTTGACCAAACGTAAGGTGTCGATGGTATATGTAAATAACACCGGCTTGCAGAACAATGGCAAGAATTTGATCGTGTTTGATGGCAGCTCAACAGTATACAACGCGAACGGAGAAGTTGTTTACGAAGTTGCTCCCTATGCCGTTGGTAATCACTATTTCGAATTTACGGAAAAACTTCCCGTTGTTATTCAAAACAAACAAGATGATTCGCGGGAGCTATATCTGGCGGTACATAACGCCATCAAGGAATTCTGTTCATCATTCAAGAAGATTATCATTGGCGTCAGTGGTGGTATTGATTCAGCTGTCGCCGCTGCGGCATATGTCGATGCGCTGGGCAAAGATAAGGTCCTCGGAGTCTTTATGCCTTTTAGTAAATATAGTTCTACCGAGAGCGAAGTAAGGGCTCGTGCTATAGCTGAAAGTCTCGGTATTGAATTCCGAGTCGTGAGCATCGATGCAATCGTTGATTCGATTGCGGGATTACTTTCTACACAAGAGGGAACTCTTGAGTATGAGAATATACAGGCTCGGGCTCGTATGGAAGTCCTAGCAGCCATTGCTCAGAGAGAGGGTGGCGTGTTCGTCTGCAATACAAACAAAGTCGAAGCCGCATTTGGCTACGGCACGATGTATGGCGATATCGCTGGTGCTCTCGCGTTGTTGGCCGATATGGTGAAGCGCGAAGTCTATCAGTTGGGTAATTACTACAATGAGCAGGTTTTTGGTAGGCAAGTAATTCCTGCCGATTGTTTCAACATTGCGCCCACGGCCGAGTTGGGCCTGAATCAGAAAGACCCCTTCGATTATGGGAATCTGCTTCGCCGAGGTTATCACGACGAGATGGTTAGGGCATTCACTGAATTCAGACTTGGTCCGGAATGGTTCATTGAAGCCTATATGTCGAAGCAACTTGAGATAGAGTTGAAGCTTGAAGCTGGGACGATCGATCGATTGTTTCCTTCAGCTGGCAAGTTCGTCGCTGATCTCGAAAAACACTGGGCTTTGTATCGACGAGCATTCTTCAAGACAAATCAAATGCCGCCGATTCTCATCGTGAGCAAGCGCGCATTCGGTTATGATCTGCGAAGGTCAATGGTGACGCCCCACTTTACTGGAAGGTATCGACGATTAAAGGCATTCGTATTGCCTAAAGAGCCCAGACGAATTGCGATCTATGGTGGAAGTTTCAATCCGCCCGGATTGAATCATCTCCAGGTCGTACAAAGTGCTCTTAAATCATTCGACACAGTTATCGTTGTGCCGTGTGGTCCCAGAGGGGATAAGGATTCTATCAATACGGTAACCTTCGTGGACCGCAAGAATATGATCGAGATGGCTTTTGGCGATGTACCTGGCGTAGAGATTGATTGGCGAGATTTGAAGTCGGGCGACTTCACTCCAACCTATCAATTGCAGGAGATCTACAAAGCAGAATTCCCCGACGACGAAATATGGTTCGTGGTCGGGAGTGATATAGTTTTGAAGGGTTCAGATGGCCTATCGCTTATTCAGCGAATGTGGCGTCAGGGTAAGAGAATCTGGCAAGAGTTAAACTGGGCAGTGATTGCTCGAAGCAACGTGGCTATTCCAGCCGACAACATGCCGCCGAATTTTCTACTGCTTGCGGCGAGTGACATCTTTGGATCATCGAGTACCATTAGACAGATGGTAGCTGATGGCAAAGATATCGGTGATTTCGTCGATGACGAAGTTGGTGAATATATTGCCAAGAAGGGATTGTACAGATAG
- a CDS encoding adenylosuccinate synthetase — MKRAFVVGGLVFGDEGKGTTVDYLVRQYDASVVIRYNGGSQAGHNVVTPDGIHHCFAQFGSGTLVPGVWTYLSRFMFIDPMRLMSEYDVLAGKGFGDALDRLIISGSCPIITPYHKLAGQIQELINGDGRLGSCGMGVGDAMKAFANDPVDCLTMSDLSDPWVLERKLRILQAKKKSFVEMVAKFSTDKAVTDRIAEINSDKLFERCLKSYSAFSVIIPNIDDGRYLSELLSRSGNIVFEGAQGALLDRELGFQPYITRSNCSFANADELLTGYDGRIVKLGITRAFATRHGNGPFVSEAALPSSVLVGEHNVQNEWQGHFRVGWLDLVALRRGFDILGKLDGVVVTNLDRVSELDELRVCIAYNTAEGLTKDRIIGSGRLMTDGLFTSTPVYRLFRREGVFEEYMKYLEKYIPVPIVVTSRGPTARDKESILNI, encoded by the coding sequence ATGAAACGAGCTTTTGTTGTTGGTGGTCTTGTCTTTGGAGACGAGGGTAAGGGTACGACCGTAGACTACTTGGTTCGACAATATGACGCCAGCGTTGTAATCCGCTATAACGGTGGATCGCAGGCCGGACATAATGTTGTTACGCCAGATGGTATCCATCATTGCTTCGCTCAGTTTGGTTCTGGCACGTTGGTGCCGGGCGTCTGGACATATCTCAGTCGGTTCATGTTTATTGACCCAATGAGACTCATGTCCGAATACGATGTGTTAGCTGGGAAAGGTTTTGGCGACGCATTAGATCGCTTGATCATTAGCGGTAGCTGTCCGATTATTACGCCGTATCATAAGTTAGCAGGACAGATCCAGGAATTGATAAACGGCGATGGCAGGCTTGGCAGTTGTGGGATGGGTGTCGGCGACGCCATGAAGGCTTTCGCCAACGATCCCGTGGATTGTCTGACGATGAGCGACCTATCAGATCCCTGGGTGCTAGAGAGAAAGCTTAGAATTCTTCAAGCGAAGAAAAAGAGCTTCGTCGAGATGGTCGCCAAGTTTAGTACCGATAAGGCAGTCACCGATAGAATCGCCGAAATTAATTCGGATAAACTGTTTGAGCGATGCTTAAAATCGTATTCCGCTTTTTCAGTGATTATTCCGAACATCGACGATGGCCGATATCTAAGCGAATTACTTTCTAGGTCGGGTAATATAGTTTTCGAGGGTGCACAAGGTGCCTTGCTTGATCGTGAGTTAGGCTTCCAGCCGTATATAACCAGATCCAACTGTTCATTTGCAAACGCAGATGAATTGCTGACTGGTTACGATGGTCGTATTGTGAAGCTTGGTATCACAAGGGCTTTCGCTACGAGACATGGTAATGGCCCATTTGTTAGCGAGGCTGCTCTGCCTTCTAGCGTGCTAGTCGGCGAACATAACGTTCAGAACGAGTGGCAAGGTCATTTCCGGGTTGGTTGGCTAGATCTCGTTGCGCTTAGACGAGGCTTCGATATTTTGGGCAAGCTGGACGGTGTGGTGGTTACCAATCTCGACCGTGTCAGCGAGCTGGATGAGTTGCGAGTATGTATTGCCTACAATACTGCAGAAGGCCTGACAAAAGACAGGATAATCGGTAGCGGACGTCTGATGACCGATGGGTTATTCACTAGTACCCCCGTATATAGGCTCTTCCGTCGAGAGGGCGTCTTTGAAGAGTATATGAAGTATCTGGAGAAGTATATTCCAGTCCCGATAGTTGTAACTTCTCGTGGTCCTACTGCCCGAGACAAGGAATCCATCCTTAATATATAG
- the mltG gene encoding endolytic transglycosylase MltG: MNFKVINQKLNDLLTSLGLTRKQGFYAALSVGVIILALISYVALFTAPQNNTGLEIFSVEADLSSKGNVAQSLEYKGFVKSSLGFQIAFALRGNKEIRSGAYQISKSMNVWEIAKILNGEPTLKWVTIPEGLRKEEIADILAMTLKWSDEDKLKWITTYTAMEYDYMEGVYFPDTYLIPINETPLQVANRLRAHFEEKFAPFAQEALKQNIKWDTALKLASIVQREAAGKDDMSLIAGVLWNRLLKGMKLEVDATVQYARGKTAQGWWTPIKPADKQIQSAYNTYLNKGLPPHPISNPGIDAINATLNSTETKCLYYLHEESGIIHCAETYEEHLSNIEKYLK; the protein is encoded by the coding sequence ATGAATTTTAAGGTTATCAATCAAAAATTAAACGACTTACTAACCTCGCTTGGTCTAACTAGAAAACAGGGATTTTATGCTGCCCTGTCTGTAGGAGTAATTATTCTAGCCCTTATTTCCTATGTGGCCTTATTTACTGCACCCCAAAATAACACTGGCTTAGAAATATTTTCGGTTGAGGCTGATCTATCAAGCAAAGGTAATGTCGCTCAAAGTTTGGAATACAAAGGCTTTGTTAAGAGTTCTTTGGGGTTCCAGATAGCTTTTGCTTTGCGTGGGAATAAAGAAATTCGATCTGGTGCATATCAGATTTCCAAATCTATGAATGTTTGGGAGATTGCCAAGATATTAAACGGAGAGCCGACTTTGAAATGGGTTACGATTCCTGAAGGGCTACGAAAAGAAGAGATAGCCGATATTCTCGCAATGACTCTTAAGTGGAGCGATGAGGATAAGCTTAAATGGATTACCACGTATACGGCAATGGAGTATGATTATATGGAAGGAGTCTACTTCCCCGATACTTATCTCATCCCCATCAATGAGACACCGCTTCAGGTAGCAAATCGTCTCCGAGCTCACTTTGAAGAAAAGTTTGCACCATTTGCTCAAGAAGCTTTGAAACAAAATATTAAATGGGATACTGCCCTTAAACTTGCTTCGATTGTTCAAAGAGAAGCCGCGGGCAAAGACGACATGTCATTAATTGCTGGGGTACTTTGGAATCGCTTACTCAAAGGTATGAAATTGGAAGTGGATGCGACGGTACAGTATGCTCGTGGAAAAACTGCTCAGGGTTGGTGGACACCGATTAAACCAGCAGATAAACAGATCCAATCAGCATATAATACCTATTTGAATAAAGGATTACCGCCTCATCCGATTTCAAATCCTGGCATAGACGCTATTAACGCTACGCTGAATTCAACTGAGACAAAGTGTCTATATTATCTCCACGAAGAGTCGGGAATAATCCACTGTGCGGAGACATACGAAGAGCATTTGAGTAATATAGAAAAATATTTAAAATGA
- a CDS encoding site-specific DNA-methyltransferase, with amino-acid sequence MKKSLIEELPKIVADGRKEVEEILERLSSTSKLGLQTNELVLPAKDTAGLFQGQVTEVNEKEWMNRLIYGDNLLAMQALLAGDPSSGLPSMRGKIDLIYIDPPFDSKADYRTKVTLPGVDLEQKPTVIEQFAYADTWKDGTVSYLKMLYPRLVLMRELLSDKGTIYVHIDWHVGCYVRALLDDVFGKSNLINEIIWNKGFRGTESKKIFQHSHDSIFFYGKSQDYIWNQQGQPYKDESLGRYNKIDEEGKRYAEIKRVRTDGSIYYGKTYPNEDGKKINDVISHVPTMASTNSERIGYDTQKPEALLEILIKSSSNEGDVVADFFGGSGTTAAAAEKLNRNWIISDLGKPAAMIMRKRLIDQNSKPFLYQAIGDYQKEVFSSSKMYRRVGDLSHVVLQLFGAIPFADVEQHQRNLGYIKESKTLILVDSPNKMTGLATLKRAQELRNSFMGGWQKVVVLGWNFTYDITEAIQSLNDDKLEVLVIPPDLLDKLKTKASYKNLVDSGKVRFSSLQYLSLKPIRKENTTKENEEQIIVPLDTYVLLSPDNVPLDDKDREKLSGIIAKDPLALIEYWSVDPDYDGETFRSRWQDYRGNIENDRDELHVIREARIIVPKKSKRTIAVKAVDVFGFESVVIKEI; translated from the coding sequence ATGAAGAAATCTCTCATAGAAGAACTACCTAAAATTGTTGCTGATGGCAGAAAAGAGGTTGAGGAGATTCTCGAACGGCTTTCAAGTACCAGTAAACTCGGGCTTCAAACAAATGAGCTTGTTCTGCCCGCTAAAGATACAGCTGGACTTTTCCAAGGACAAGTAACCGAAGTAAATGAAAAAGAATGGATGAACCGACTTATCTACGGAGATAATCTTTTAGCTATGCAAGCATTGCTTGCAGGCGATCCATCCAGTGGACTTCCTAGTATGCGAGGCAAGATTGATTTGATTTATATAGATCCACCATTTGATTCAAAGGCTGACTATCGCACGAAAGTGACTCTTCCTGGTGTTGATTTAGAGCAGAAGCCGACGGTTATCGAGCAATTTGCATATGCTGACACTTGGAAAGACGGCACAGTGTCATACTTAAAGATGCTCTATCCTCGACTTGTATTAATGCGGGAACTTTTGTCTGATAAGGGAACAATCTATGTGCACATTGACTGGCATGTTGGGTGTTATGTTAGGGCATTATTAGATGATGTCTTCGGGAAAAGTAATCTTATAAACGAGATTATTTGGAATAAAGGTTTCAGAGGCACTGAATCCAAGAAAATTTTTCAACATTCCCACGATTCGATCTTCTTTTATGGGAAATCTCAAGATTATATATGGAATCAGCAAGGGCAACCATACAAAGATGAAAGTTTGGGAAGATATAATAAAATCGATGAGGAGGGGAAGAGATACGCAGAAATAAAAAGAGTTAGAACTGACGGGTCTATATACTATGGAAAAACTTACCCAAATGAGGATGGTAAAAAGATTAACGACGTTATCTCTCATGTCCCAACTATGGCATCTACCAATTCTGAGCGCATAGGTTACGATACCCAGAAACCCGAAGCTTTGTTGGAAATATTAATCAAATCTTCATCGAATGAAGGCGATGTGGTTGCCGACTTTTTTGGTGGATCTGGCACTACTGCCGCAGCAGCAGAAAAACTTAATCGTAATTGGATTATTTCTGATCTTGGCAAGCCAGCGGCAATGATTATGAGGAAACGGTTAATTGACCAGAACTCAAAGCCATTTTTATACCAAGCCATCGGAGACTACCAAAAGGAGGTTTTCTCAAGCTCGAAAATGTATCGAAGAGTTGGGGATTTATCCCATGTTGTTCTCCAGTTATTTGGTGCAATACCTTTTGCTGACGTAGAGCAACACCAAAGGAATCTCGGCTACATTAAGGAGAGTAAAACATTAATTTTAGTAGATTCTCCAAACAAGATGACGGGTCTCGCAACCTTAAAACGTGCACAAGAATTACGCAATTCGTTTATGGGTGGTTGGCAAAAAGTGGTAGTTCTGGGTTGGAATTTCACTTACGATATTACAGAAGCAATCCAATCACTTAATGACGATAAATTAGAAGTTTTGGTCATCCCTCCAGATCTATTAGATAAATTGAAAACAAAAGCTAGTTATAAAAATCTTGTAGATAGTGGAAAGGTGCGTTTTTCCTCACTACAATACTTGTCTCTCAAGCCAATCAGAAAAGAAAATACTACCAAAGAAAACGAAGAGCAGATTATAGTTCCATTGGATACCTACGTGCTTTTATCGCCAGATAATGTACCACTTGATGACAAAGATAGAGAGAAGCTATCGGGAATCATTGCCAAAGATCCACTAGCTCTCATCGAGTATTGGAGCGTAGATCCTGATTACGATGGCGAAACTTTTCGTAGTAGATGGCAAGATTATCGTGGCAATATAGAGAATGATAGAGATGAGCTTCATGTTATCCGAGAAGCCAGAATTATTGTGCCTAAAAAATCAAAACGAACCATAGCGGTTAAAGCCGTCGATGTTTTTGGTTTTGAAAGTGTTGTTATAAAAGAAATTTAG
- a CDS encoding restriction endonuclease subunit R, with product MPTPLNIGTRDVPLRLAKVLTEKVNEAWASGEILSKVTPVTRELLTFWFSESHVETRNINFHQGQRQAILNTIYLHEIVGVKAVKDIYENIEFELLSELDMTEFKKPKYEIPKYGIKMATGTGKTLVMNALLIWQYLNAKYEEQPSGRYSKNFLLVAPGLIVYERLLDAYLGKEDENGERAFETSDIYNFRDLFAPLSFREDIFGFIQNNVARKQEIGSKVTGAGIIAIANWHLFMEEEEHEESSTPLDDVSGIIKDVFPIRPGVSGGNSIDSLDAQYLSGREIEYLASLPDLVAFNDEAHHIHENKSYGEVKEVEWQKSLNSIAKNKGSKFIQVDFSATPYDVTGSGQNRVKHYFPHIIVDFDLKTAIRSGLVKTIAIDKRKELTDLPLEFNAIRENGEVIGLSDGQKMMLRAGLSKLRILEKSFVDFTADKNGVSNKHPKMLVMSEDTSVTPFIEDFLRSEGLSEEDVMRVDSNRKGEVSEEEWFEIKQRLFNIDKHSRPKVIVSVLMLREGFDVNNICVIVPLRSSSAPILLEQTIGRGLRIMWREPEFEEIKSENRRRLLVEKKEPNSYIDLLTIIEHPAFIQFYDELLKEGLLGELEHDPKGGQVLGDIIRVGLKSNYKDYDLSWPVIIKDADEELVESEIDINKLEKFTAYETKDLKKFFSKDGEQFISEEMTVKTRFGEYVVDANLFKSQSYNEYLQKIVDCVVNRMARISQRKNKVFPAMQINNVLIAKTIDRYIRERLFGEPFDPFVDNNWKILLLKNGLITNHIVKEIGKAIFEMQQSVQPTEAKVNHNYFSGISELRMRENFSLPIVKTIYERLPYPSNRGGFEKDFMEYIDGDTAVESIMKVNEYYHSFATVLYIRTDGLMATYSPDFIVKTKDKLYVIETKAEKDINDENVKQKQLATLDWIKRINSLDAKDRSEREWAYILLGENHFYSLKQNSASIEEICELARVKENKVRGTLL from the coding sequence ATGCCAACACCACTTAACATTGGGACACGCGATGTCCCTCTCCGCCTTGCCAAAGTACTGACGGAAAAAGTTAATGAAGCATGGGCGAGCGGAGAAATATTATCCAAAGTTACACCAGTAACAAGAGAGTTACTGACTTTTTGGTTTAGTGAGTCTCATGTTGAAACTAGAAATATAAATTTTCACCAAGGGCAACGGCAAGCCATACTAAATACGATCTATCTGCACGAGATTGTGGGTGTTAAAGCAGTCAAAGATATCTATGAAAATATAGAGTTTGAGCTTCTCTCGGAGCTCGATATGACTGAATTCAAGAAGCCAAAGTATGAAATTCCAAAATATGGAATAAAAATGGCCACGGGTACTGGGAAAACGTTAGTTATGAACGCTCTTTTGATTTGGCAATATTTGAATGCAAAATATGAAGAACAGCCATCGGGGAGATATTCTAAAAATTTCTTGCTGGTCGCACCTGGGCTTATTGTGTATGAGCGACTTCTTGACGCATACCTTGGTAAAGAAGACGAGAACGGGGAGCGAGCATTTGAGACTTCTGATATATACAACTTTCGAGACTTATTCGCACCACTAAGTTTCCGTGAAGATATTTTTGGATTCATCCAAAATAATGTGGCTCGCAAGCAAGAAATTGGTAGCAAGGTTACTGGGGCCGGTATCATTGCAATTGCCAACTGGCATCTGTTTATGGAAGAAGAGGAGCATGAAGAAAGTAGCACGCCACTAGATGATGTAAGTGGCATCATAAAGGATGTTTTTCCAATAAGACCTGGTGTGTCTGGAGGTAACTCTATAGATTCTTTGGATGCTCAGTATTTAAGCGGTAGAGAAATTGAATATCTTGCAAGTTTGCCGGATCTGGTTGCGTTTAATGATGAAGCTCATCACATCCACGAAAATAAATCATATGGAGAGGTAAAGGAAGTTGAATGGCAGAAGAGTCTTAATTCTATAGCAAAAAATAAGGGCTCCAAATTTATCCAAGTGGATTTTTCTGCTACCCCGTATGATGTAACTGGTAGCGGACAAAATCGAGTTAAGCATTATTTCCCACATATAATTGTGGATTTTGACTTGAAAACAGCGATACGTTCCGGTCTCGTTAAGACGATAGCTATTGATAAGAGAAAAGAGCTCACGGATTTGCCGTTGGAATTTAACGCCATAAGAGAAAACGGAGAAGTTATTGGATTGTCTGACGGTCAGAAAATGATGTTGCGAGCAGGACTAAGTAAGTTGCGTATTCTAGAAAAGAGCTTTGTGGATTTTACGGCTGATAAGAATGGGGTTTCTAATAAACACCCCAAGATGCTTGTTATGAGTGAGGATACGTCAGTTACTCCATTCATTGAGGATTTTTTGAGAAGTGAAGGTCTTAGTGAGGAAGATGTGATGCGAGTTGATTCTAATAGAAAAGGCGAAGTATCAGAAGAGGAATGGTTTGAAATTAAACAACGCTTATTTAATATAGATAAACACTCGAGACCTAAAGTTATTGTCTCGGTCCTTATGTTGCGTGAGGGATTTGATGTAAATAATATTTGCGTAATTGTACCTCTACGTTCTTCATCCGCACCTATTTTGCTTGAACAAACTATTGGTAGAGGTTTGCGTATTATGTGGCGTGAACCAGAGTTTGAGGAAATAAAATCAGAGAACAGGAGAAGACTTCTTGTCGAGAAAAAAGAACCAAATAGCTATATTGACCTACTCACCATTATTGAGCATCCAGCCTTTATCCAATTTTATGACGAATTACTCAAGGAAGGTCTTCTTGGTGAGTTGGAGCATGATCCCAAAGGAGGACAAGTCCTCGGCGATATTATCAGAGTTGGCCTTAAATCAAACTACAAAGACTACGATTTGTCTTGGCCGGTGATTATTAAGGATGCCGACGAAGAACTAGTTGAGTCTGAAATTGATATAAATAAATTAGAAAAGTTTACTGCCTACGAAACAAAAGACTTAAAGAAGTTTTTCAGTAAAGATGGGGAGCAATTTATTTCCGAGGAGATGACCGTCAAAACTCGTTTTGGTGAGTATGTGGTTGATGCCAATCTTTTTAAATCACAGAGCTATAATGAATATCTTCAGAAAATAGTCGATTGCGTAGTGAATAGAATGGCAAGAATAAGCCAGAGAAAAAATAAGGTGTTTCCGGCGATGCAGATTAATAACGTCCTTATCGCCAAAACAATAGACAGGTATATAAGAGAAAGACTTTTCGGTGAGCCATTTGACCCATTCGTTGATAATAATTGGAAAATACTGCTTCTAAAAAATGGTCTCATCACTAACCATATCGTAAAAGAAATTGGCAAAGCAATTTTTGAGATGCAACAGTCTGTCCAGCCAACTGAGGCAAAAGTGAACCATAATTATTTCTCAGGAATTAGTGAGTTGAGAATGCGCGAAAACTTTTCGCTACCAATTGTAAAAACTATCTATGAGCGTCTGCCATATCCATCAAATCGTGGCGGTTTTGAGAAAGATTTTATGGAGTATATCGATGGAGATACTGCCGTTGAAAGCATTATGAAGGTCAATGAATACTATCACTCATTTGCAACAGTTCTATATATACGAACTGATGGTCTCATGGCAACGTATTCTCCGGATTTTATAGTTAAAACTAAGGACAAGCTATACGTGATTGAAACTAAGGCCGAGAAAGATATTAATGATGAAAATGTTAAACAAAAACAGCTGGCTACTCTTGATTGGATAAAACGTATTAATTCTCTAGACGCAAAAGATAGGTCAGAACGCGAATGGGCGTACATTCTTTTGGGGGAAAATCACTTCTATAGCCTAAAGCAAAATAGTGCCTCCATCGAAGAGATCTGTGAGCTTGCTAGGGTTAAGGAGAATAAGGTTAGAGGAACCTTATTATAG
- a CDS encoding short-chain dehydrogenase: MKTVVITGTSKGIGLATAKKFLDEGWRVIGTYFDKPIPLEHENLVAIQYDQGNSESVAEVATQIAKIAPSVDALVNNAGILIDATDKVADPVKIRKTLEVNVIGVIDLTERLLALLHTGSHIVNMNSGYGSISKPELDDETSSGYRISKAALNMYTRHLAFRVESKGIIVSAFAPGWVNTDMGNIIATDTDRPYREPEEAADDIFQLVTTVTETGQFWKEGQKMDW; encoded by the coding sequence ATGAAAACTGTTGTAATAACGGGGACGAGCAAGGGAATTGGATTGGCCACGGCCAAGAAGTTTTTGGATGAGGGCTGGCGTGTTATCGGCACATACTTCGATAAGCCAATTCCGCTAGAACACGAGAATCTGGTTGCCATTCAATATGATCAAGGTAATTCGGAGAGTGTGGCCGAAGTGGCCACGCAGATTGCCAAGATCGCACCAAGCGTGGATGCATTGGTTAACAACGCTGGAATCCTTATTGACGCCACCGACAAAGTTGCTGATCCGGTCAAAATCAGAAAAACACTCGAAGTTAATGTAATCGGCGTCATTGATTTAACTGAACGACTGCTGGCACTACTTCACACGGGCAGTCATATTGTAAACATGAATTCCGGCTATGGCTCGATCTCGAAACCAGAATTAGACGACGAGACCTCTTCCGGATATCGCATATCGAAAGCGGCTTTAAATATGTATACTCGTCATTTAGCTTTTCGAGTAGAATCAAAGGGGATTATAGTTTCGGCTTTTGCACCGGGCTGGGTGAATACGGATATGGGCAATATTATCGCTACAGACACAGATAGACCCTATCGAGAACCCGAAGAGGCGGCTGATGATATATTTCAATTAGTAACTACCGTCACAGAAACCGGCCAATTTTGGAAAGAAGGCCAAAAAATGGATTGGTAA